From a single Eisenibacter elegans DSM 3317 genomic region:
- a CDS encoding serine hydrolase, which produces MPKTLLPNALLFLAGISLVLLSNCQGQTRYSGLIDSLLKTAPESYAFAPILEAPEQYELQIIYTQINRDAQNQAQLKTFHYRTANAPYFYPASTVKLPYAIAALQRLNELDLIGLTRYSPMEVLVAREPQKPNKLKDSTSATGYAHLAHYIRKALIISDNDASNRLYEFVGQKYLNECFWRRNYDDLRLIHRLANSKFKSVDNRYTNPMRFYRVDNPEVLVYEQAEQLNPQAYPPKIDPMRKGIGYIDDDTGKLVKQPKDLRDKNYISLPTLHQILIATMMPEAVAPERRFNLSLQDQRLLWQALSSLPRENRYPDYSQYPDNYNKYLLYGDTQGRSIPSNIRIFNKVGMAFGYLIDNAYIVDFDKGLEFFLSVVVYTNKNQILNDDRYEYKTIGFPLLRNIGQRFYEYEQQRIKTHRPDLSVYRLNYD; this is translated from the coding sequence ATGCCCAAGACGCTACTACCCAACGCCTTGTTGTTTTTAGCTGGTATATCGCTGGTGCTTTTGAGCAACTGCCAAGGCCAAACACGCTATAGCGGGCTGATAGACAGCTTGTTGAAAACAGCTCCCGAAAGTTATGCTTTTGCGCCCATTCTAGAGGCTCCTGAGCAGTATGAGCTACAGATTATCTACACCCAAATCAATCGGGATGCTCAGAATCAAGCGCAACTCAAAACATTTCATTACCGCACTGCCAACGCCCCCTACTTCTACCCCGCCAGTACGGTCAAGCTACCCTATGCTATTGCAGCCTTACAGCGTCTCAACGAATTGGACCTGATTGGCCTCACACGCTACTCACCGATGGAGGTCTTGGTGGCTCGTGAGCCCCAAAAACCCAACAAGCTCAAAGACAGTACCAGTGCTACCGGATACGCACATCTGGCGCACTATATACGCAAGGCACTGATTATCAGTGATAATGACGCTAGCAATCGGCTGTATGAATTTGTAGGCCAAAAATACCTCAACGAATGTTTTTGGCGGCGTAATTATGACGACTTGCGCCTCATCCACCGTCTAGCCAACAGCAAGTTCAAATCTGTAGACAACCGCTACACCAATCCGATGCGCTTTTATCGTGTCGACAACCCCGAGGTGTTGGTCTATGAGCAAGCCGAGCAGCTCAACCCCCAAGCCTATCCGCCAAAAATAGATCCTATGCGCAAGGGTATTGGCTATATTGATGATGATACGGGAAAGCTCGTCAAACAACCCAAAGACCTGCGCGATAAAAACTATATCAGCCTCCCAACGCTACATCAAATCCTCATTGCGACCATGATGCCCGAAGCCGTAGCCCCCGAGCGACGCTTCAACCTCAGCCTCCAAGACCAACGCCTGCTCTGGCAAGCGCTCTCTAGCCTCCCTCGCGAAAATCGCTACCCCGACTATAGCCAGTATCCCGATAATTATAACAAATACCTGCTCTATGGCGATACCCAAGGGCGAAGTATACCGAGCAATATCCGTATTTTCAACAAAGTCGGAATGGCTTTTGGATACCTGATTGACAATGCTTATATCGTTGATTTTGACAAAGGGCTGGAGTTTTTCCTCTCGGTAGTGGTCTATACCAATAAAAACCAAATTCTTAATGATGATCGGTATGAGTACAAAACCATCGGCTTTCCTTT